CTGTAAAATATCCTCAATATCAAGCATATCCCCAGACTTTACTAGACCTGGACGAATACGGTTTACCACCAATTTTGGCGATTCCACATGCGACTGTTCGAGCAGTCCGATAATACGATCCGCATCCCGTACAGCAGCATGCTCAGGTGTGGTAACCACGATCGCTTTATCCGCACCGGCGATCGCATTCCGGAAGCCATGTTCAATCCCTGCCGGACAATCAATCAGAATATACTCATATTCCTTCTTCAGTTCAAGAATGATATCTTTTACTTGTTCAGGAGTGACGGACGTTTTATCCTTCGTTTGAGCTGCAGGCAACATGTACAACTCATCGAAGCGTTTGTCTTTAACGAGTGCTTGATTTAGGCGACAACGACCCTCCGCTACATCCACAAGATCATAAATTATACGATTCTCAAGCCCCATTACTACATCCAGATTACGCAGTCCAATGTCGGTATCGACGAGACATACTTTTTTACCCTGCAGTGCAAGTGCGGTTCCAATATTGGCTGTTGTGGTTGTTTTGCCAACTCCGCCTTTGCCCGAGGTTACGACTATCGCTTCTCCCATGGAGGCTACACCCCTTTAAACACATTTAAATCCTGACGTACTTTGACTAAATTATGAATTTTATCGATTTGCATAGCTCCGTTCGTTAAATATGCAAACTCCATACTGCTTTCTCGGGTTTCCCACTCATCGGGAGGACGACTGATAATATCAGCAATTCGCAGTTGTGTTGGAGACATTAATGAAGCAGCGATAATCGCTTCTTCATTACCATCTACTCCAGCATGCGCCATACCTCTAAGTGATCCTAGAATATAGATATCGCCTGAACAGGTTATGGTCCCTCCTGGGTTCACATCCCCCAGATATAAAAGATTTCCATCATGGTGCAGCACCTGACCGGAACGAAGAATCCCACTCATTAGAAACAACGCGTCATTATCCTCACTGCCGGGCACTGGAAGCGCCTCTATGGAACGAATCAGTAGGTTTCCCTGTCCCTTCAGAATCTCCAGCACAGCTTCCTTATCTTCCTCAGTTACAGGACGATTGCCCAGCTTAATATCCACATGGACAATCGGTCCAGTCAAAATATTTTGATGGCTGTGCTCCAGCTTATAGCGAAGCTCGCTCAGAAGATCTTCGAAGGGACACTTGTCGTCTAGCAGGAATATCAGGCCATCCTTGATGCCCTTAATCCTTACATGCTTGGATTTTACTGTCATATGCCTGGCCCCCTATCCTCATTCATTCGTGCCGGGCCCCTTAAATTCCTGCTTTATAAAGAAAGAAAATAGAAGCCTCTTTATGCCGCTTCTTCCGTACTCTTCTCTTTCTTGATCAGCTCAAGCTGGCGTCGTAACGGTATGTAGAGGATCAGAGCAATAGCAAAATGAAAGAGCATCGTTGGCAGCATATGATTCAAAATCGCCCAGCTATAAGGTTCCTGATTGAGATTGAATACACTATAAATACCAAATAACACACTATCCTCTAGCAAGCTTCCGAGCAGAATCACAGTCATCATAAGAGGCAGTGGAGCACGCGGAATCTGAAACAGAAGGCCGATTAAATAAGCCGACAGACCCATCGCAAAAGAATGTGCTCCTAGAATTCTGCCATAAAAAACGATATCATGTAATATTCCGAAAGTTAGACCCAGTATAAGTGCTGTATGACGATGGTGATATACAGCCACGAACAATAGTACAACAAACACTAGATTCGGAATAATTCGCATCTGCCAAACATCTGGAATCAGCCAAGGCAGAATGGTTCCCTCCAGAATAAACAAGAGGAACAGTAACAGAACAAGAACAGATCTGCGCATATTCACTATTCAGCACGCTCCTCCGTAAAAACAACAATCAGCTGCTTCCAGTCTTGAAATTCTGCTGAAGGCTTAATTACTGCTGTGGAGGTTAATCCAAATTCACCAACCTCAACGCTTTCAACTGTACCGATGGTCAATCCTCGCGGATACAATCCCCCAATACCGGAAGAAACTATAACATCCTTCGGCGCAATAGGATCACCTGGCGGGATCTTGTTCATCAATAACTTGTTTGTCTTAGGATCATAGCTTTCAATCATACCAAAGGTTTTGCCTTCTTTGGAAATAGCGGTTGCCGCAATTGGCGGCTGAGAATTAGGGTCATTCGTATCCATCATGGTCATCAGCTTCACAGTAGAAGTGAAATTGCTGACTTGACTAATAACGCCCACCAAACCATCAACAGAAATCACGGACATATTCGGTCTAACACCATCTTTGGAGCCTAAATCGATTACAATCGTACTATTGCTTGGTTCTGTAGTCTGACTAATTACCTGAGCAATATGATATTCATATTTATACAATTTCTTCTGTTCCTCAGTGAACTTCCATTGTTTTTCCAAGTCATCATTCCGTGCCTTGATGAAATTATACTGGGCTTTATCACGCGCATATTGGGCGGCTAGAATTTTCAGCTGCTCATTTTCCTCAGCAAGATCTTTCAGATTTCCGATATCTTCAAACAAGCCCGCTACATATCCAGCGGGCTTGTAGAACATTTTTTGCACGAAACCAGTCGTATCTCTAAGGAAATTCTCCGGCCAGGACAAAGATTTCCTTGTTCCCAAGCTGAAGCCCATCACCACAATGAACAGCACCAGTGTAATCAACAGAATAAACAGACGTTTATTGCTTAAGAGTTTAAACAGTTTCAACACCCTCTAACAACAGTATTTCTCCCATAACAGGGGTTGACTTACACAAGTGGCAATACATAGGCTTATCTCTTAGAGCGAAGACTGGAACTGCTGCGACTCTTGAACAAATGGATATTATCAAGCGCCTTTCCTGTTCCAATAGCTACGCAATCAAGAGGATTCTCAGCAACAATAACTGGCATTCCAGTCTCGCGCGCAAGCAGTTTGTCTAAGTTACGAAGCAAGGCGCCTCCACCTGTCAAGACAATCCCGCGATCCATAATATCTGCTGCAAGCTCCGGTGGACATTTTTCCAAAGTTACTTTAACAGCTTCAATAATAGAATTCACTGTGTCGGACAATGCTTCACAGATCTCATCAGAAGTGATTGTAAGCGTCTTTGGTAGACCTGTTACGAGATCGCGTCCGCGAATTTCCATAGTCTCAGCCTTCTCAAGTGGCAGGGCAGAACCCACATCCATTTTAAGCTGTTCCGAAGTACGTTCACCAATCATCAGATTGTATTGACGTTTGATGTACTGAATGATAGACTCATCCGCTTCATCACCCGCAACACGTACGGAACGACTAGTAACAATACCACCGAGTGAAATTACAGCAACTTCAGTGGTACCTCCGCCGATATCAACAACCATACTTCCTGTTGGCTCCCATACCGGTAGATCTGCACCGATCGCTGCAGCAAAAGGTTCCTCGATAATGTAAGCTTCGCGAGCACCAGCTTGTCTAGTAGCATCTTCTACGGCACGTTGCTCTACAGCAGTAATGCCGGATGGTACGCAGACCATTACATTAGGGTGACGTTGGAACATAGAACGCTGTTTTTGTGCTTGACGGATAAAATATTTAATCATCGTAGCCGTTGTGTCAAAATCAGCGATTACGCCATCCTTCATCGGACGGATCGCACGGATGTTTCCCGGTGTACGGCCGATCATTTTTTTAGCGGATTCACCCACGGCTTCAATCGTCTTAGTGTCAGTGTTAATGGCAACAACGGAAGGCTCTCTTACAACGATCCCCTTACCGCGTACATAGACAAGCGTATTTGCTGTCCCCAAGTCAATTCCTAAATCTTTCGTAAAACTACCCAACATGCTAATTCTCCTTTTCCTAAGTGAATCTTCACATTTATATTACATGTGTCCTTTTTCTTTCAAGCTTACAAAGCTGCTATCACCGATAATTAGATGATCTAACACGTCTATTCCGACAATCTCGCCTGCCTGAAGCAGTCTTGAGGTCAAGGAGATATCCTCCGGACTAGGCGTTGGATCACCACTAGGATGATTATGTGCGCATATGATAGAAGCACTACTACATTTTATAGCTGCTCGGAATACCTCACGAGGATGAACAATCGAAGCGTTAAGACTGCCCATAGACAACGTTTCTTGTCCAATCACGTGATTCTTCGTATTCAGAAACAGGCAGACAAAATGCTCCTTCTGCAAATAACGCAACTGCTCAGTCAGAATCTCCGCAGCGTCCCCAGGACAGCGGATAATGACCGGCATAGTAAACCTGGAGTTCGCAAGGCGCCTTCCAAGTTCGATGCCTGCTTTTAGTTGCACGGCCTTGGCAGGGCCAATACCTTTGATTTCGGTCAGTTCTTCGATGCTAAGGTCAACTAGCCCACGCAGGCCACCGATCTTCCCCAGCATCTGCTGTGCAATATGAATAGCCGATTCACGGCGTGTTCCCGTACGCAGCAGAATGGCTAACAACTCCGCTTGACTTAATGATTCCGCCCCATAATGCATCATGCGCTCTCTTGGTCGTTCTTCATGGGGGAGGTCCCGCAGCATAACTGGTTGCGACTCCATCCCTATCCCTCTTTCCCAAGCTTCCTACCGGTTCAATACAGTTATACCGAACTCGGACAGCATCTCGCCAAGAAGCGACAGCGGCAATCCGACAACATTGAAATAACAGCCTTCAATTCGTTCCACCAAGATGGAGCCAAGCCCTTGTATCGCATAAGAGCCAGCCTTATCAGCGGGCTCTCCCGTAGCTATATAAGCAGCAATTTCTTCGTCAGTCATTGCTCTCATCGTTACGGAAGTAACACGGTGCTCCACTATAGTCTTCCCTTGCGGAAGCCCGATACAGGCGACACCAGTATATACCTTATGATTCCGGCCCTGAAGTCTAGTAAGCATCGTTTTGCTGTCCAGCTCGTCCACCGGTTTGCCTAGCACAGTATTATCTAGCACAACAATCGTGTCACTTCCGACGATTACTGCGTTACGCTCTCCTGCTGCAGCTACTACGGCCTCTGCTTTACGCAAAGCCAGACTGCGCACGATCTGCTCCGGTGTAAAGTCCGGTGGTGTGCTCTCGTCAGCTTCGCTGGTAATAACCTCAAAAGGCAAGCCCAGTAAAGACAAAAGCTCTCGTCGACGCGGTGAACCTGAGGCTAAAATAATGAGTTGTGAGTTGTCCACGTTGTAAACGTCCCTTCTTGATCAGTAACGAGAGTTACAGTCTTCGGTACAGCCATACAGCTGTAATAATACCGACGAGACTTAGCATGCACAATTTCAAATGAATAGTGATGTCATAGGTTATGATATCCAAATCGGCTCGCGGAGACCACTTAAGCACAGTCGATGTTGTTAGAAAAGAAAGAGCCTTTACCGGCTGCAGTAGCTTGGCGATCCAGGCTCCAGCCAGCCAGCCTAGAATTAGAAATAACAGCAGTGTTCCTACATTTTTCTTCTTCATCTCAGTCTTCCCTCGCCATTTTTTGACACCCTAATTATTATACGGTGAAATTGTGATCAATACAAACGTAAAATCCCTTACGGTAATGTTTACCACCATTTGCACTAAAAGTTGCGGAGCGATACCGCCCTCTGTATCAATTATAGTTAATGTTATATAGGGATAATTTCCTCTATCGCGCCAAACAGCAAGCCCCCAAAATAGGAGGCTTGCTGTCTTTTCAATCACCTGTCTATCATTCAATTCATTGCAGATAGCAGCTGTTTCTGGCTAGTCAAGAAGCTCAACATCGATTCTTGCACTTCCCAAAGGAGGCCCTGCGCCTTGTTCTTGTTATATTCACTCCATGCTGAAATTCCTTGGCTCATAGATTTCTCTAGCGCTGCACAAATGCTCTTTGCTTCTGGAGATACGCCTTGCTCCATCACTTTGACGGCTTCACTCCATTGCAAATGAAGATCACTCACAGCGGAGGTATTTGCTGCCGTACCCGTTTGACCAGCGCTTAATAAAGAAGCGGATTGACTGCTTAGTTCACTAAGCAGTTGCCCACTCACAGAGAAATAGTTCTTCACAGCCTCTGCATTTCCGGAATAGACAAGCCGTTCTGCCCCGGGAAGTGCCACCTCTCTCACATACAACTCAATCCCTTGATTCTTTAGACCGCTGCTTAGCAGCTTGGCCTGTTCACGGTCTGATGACATTCCAGCATACACACGATTGCCGTCAGCAGGGTCCAAACCCGCAGCCAAGCCTGCGGTTAACAGCTCTTGACGAGCCTGTTCGGCACCTGCGGGCGTACTGAATACTCCGTACTGCAGCAGATAATAGCTTTGCGCGGCTACTTGAACAGGGATACTATTCTTCCCGGCATTTTCAGTCCCTGTAACCGGCAATCCCGATGTACCAACACCAGCCGGATCTTTAGTTCCACTAGTCTGCTCTGAAGTAGCCATCGTGTCCGCAATCCCATTTCCAGAACTACTCTCCATATTCCCTCCATAAAAAAAGGAAAGTGCAGCATATCCAAGCAGCAGGCCTGTACCGATGGCTCCCGTAACAGAAAGAGCTAACTTCCACCAATAAGAAGGACGCCGGGTATGATAGGAACCTCCGTAACTGCCAGTGGATATATTCTCTAATTTATCTCTGCTATCTGAAACCATATCTGAAAGAAGATACGATTGCTGTGTATATCGAAAATCTTTATCCCGTTCGTCCCATTCTTCCTGACGTGGATCTACAGTTCCCGAGTAATAGTCGTAGGAATCTTCCGGTGGTGCCTCACGCGTAGAACGAAAATCCGGCTCATAAATCCATGTTTGCTGTGCTGGGCCTACCTCTTGTCGCAGTTCCTCAGCATACTCCTCAGCTGTGCCTAGTCCGCCATTTGACCAGCGCTCCACCACCTTAGGCTTTGGTTTAGGCTCGTCCTTGTTCACGTCAAATCGGAATGTCATTCTTCCGTTATTCAACAGTTACACCTCACCTCATCTAATCTATAAGTAAATATATGATAGACAATAGAGAGATATGCTATTTTTAAGCTATAGGAATAGTGAAAGATTATGCAGATTCAGTTTACATTACATGTAACTTTTATATACTATATAAAAAGAGCTAAAAGCCTACACTATACTAGGGAAACTAGGAATGGGCTTTAGTTCACTACTGATTAGGAGGGCTTTTTCTGAAACAAAAAATTCAAGCAGCTATTGTGGGCTACGGTAATTTAGGTAAAGGTGTACGTAAAGCTATTAACCAAAGTGAAGATATCGAGCTAGTTGCGATCTTTACGCGCAGAGAACCTGGACAACTGGAAGCCGGAGAAGCCGGTGTGAAGTTCGAGCACATCTCTGCCGTCGAACAATATAAGGAAAAAGTGGATGTTATGATTCTATGCGGAGGATCGGCTACCGATCTGCCAGAACAAACGCCAGCCATTGCCCGGATGTTTAATACCGTGGACAGCTTTGACACTCATGCCAAAATCCCTGAATTCTACGAAGCCGTTGATGCCGCAGCTAAACAAGGTGGAACGCTCAGCGTAATTTCCACTGGCTGGGATCCAGGTCTATTCTCAATGAACCGCCTGCTGGCTGAAGCGATTCTTCCGCAAGGTAAAGAATATACCTTCTGGGGCAAAGGAGTCAGCCAAGGCCACTCCGATGCGATTCGCAGAGTGGATGGCGTTAAGGCTGGTGTACAATATACCGTTCCAGTACAAGAGGTTATTGATGCCATTCGCGCTGGAGAAACTCCAGAGCTTACCACTCGTGAGAAGCATCTTAGAGAGTGTTTTGTAGTTGCTGAGGCAGGTGCAGACGAGGCGCGTATTCGCGAAGAAATCGTAACTATGCCGAACTATTTTGCCGATTATGATACTACGGTTACCTTCATCTCTGAAGAAGAACTAGCTGCTGAACATAGTGGCATTCCGCATGGCGGATTTGTTATTCGTAGCGGTGTAACAGGGGAAGGCACGAAGCAGATTGTTGAATTCGGCCTGAAGCTGGAGAGCAATCCAGAATTTACAGCTAGTGTTCTCGTGGCATATGCCAGAGCCGCTCAGCGTATGAGTCAAGAAGGACAGAGCGGAGCTCGTACAGTATTCGATATTCCCCTTGGAATGCTGTCTCCGAAATCTCCAGGAGAATTGCGCCGTAACCTGCTGTAAAATCATACAAGAATAAAATAACCCGCGTAGGACCGTGAACCGTCCTCGCGGGTTATTTTATTTATAGCAGGTAGAGCCTTCTCGGGCATACCTTTTATACCAGACTAAGAATCTTACTCTTTACATAATTCACTTCGTAATCCTTCAACAACGTGCGATGCGCCCGATCAGCAATAATAGTAGCCATTTCAGGATTCTTTAGTAGTGTTATTACACTAGCAACAACATCAACAGAGGTATTAGCAAGCAAAATATTTCGGTTATGCTCACAGTTCAATCGCTCGCATATTGTAGAACTAGTAACCACCGGTGTTTTGAGAGCCCATGATTCCAGAATGTTCCTGGAGACTTCGCAGCCTTCACGGATAGGCACTAGAACCGCTTTAGCTCGACGTATATAATCTGCAGATGGTTTCAAAGGTCCAGTGATAACTACCGATACATCCTCCCTTACGAGCGTCATCACTTCCGGATGAACCTCTTGACTGGTGATGTAACACTTGATATCAGGCACTTGTTCCTTAATCAATGGGTAGCTCTTCTTAAAGAAGCTTTGAGCGGCTTTAATTCCTTGTCTGGTGTTCATATTCCAGTGCAGAACCATTGAATTTTCTTTCGCTACAGGCTCAGTAAAAGCATTGTATTCGTTCATTTTTATGAAATGAGGAACGACATGGACCTTACGAGCATCCGCAAAGGATAGAGATTTGAATGAAAGGGCATCCCATTCCGAGGTTGCCAAGAGTACACCCGTTTTATTCATTAGTCTCCGCTTATTTCGCCGAACCAAAGCCTCATTTAGTTTATGATAAGGATTAATGTTGCTCGGCTTCCCATTTTCTTTTCCAACGGCAAACCCGCTCTCAAAACGATACGTATCTGTAATAACACTTGCATCAGGAAGCAGATTACGAACCATATCAATGCAATTCCCCAGCAAGCTATGTGATATAAATATATGTCTGTAATTATTCGATCTACAAAGTTCCATAATGATGCTCTTCATGTCTTTATCAGCATGACTCCGATTAGTGAAATTCCGCATTTTATGTAAGGGACGCAGCACGGACCTCCATGAGGCAATGTTCCCATTTATGTAATGAACCGTTAGTGCAGTCCCATCAATTGTAGACATATCCTTGTGGGTACTGGCATACGTCAGTAAATCAATATCAAATTTTCCAAGCAAAATCTCGAGAATACTCCCTGTTCTCATTTCTCCTTCTAGATCCTCTGCGCTTTGATTCTGGGCTGATAGGAACAGCATTCTTTCTCGCATGACTCTGGCTCCTTGTATATTTGTAATAAATCCACTCTTTCTATCACTGCAACTTTAGATGCAGTTCAATAGTAACTCATTTCATATAAAATTTTTGTCGATTTATAGGGGAACCTTTAAATTTTTTATGTGTTTTCATACTTCATTCGAAAATCATTGCGACAAACCTTTATAAATCGCCATTTTTCTGATAATTGAATCCAAAAAACTCTTTTTCCAGTTATACATGATCATGAATTTTTTTATACATAAAATCCATGATCGTTAGGTATTATGTACTATTCGTTATGCAAACAAAAAAGTGCCATCCTCGTCTACTGACGAAAGGACGACACTTCAATATTTTCGTAGCTTCTAACGACGCAGTTCCGACCCTTTTTCTTAGCCTGATACAATGCATTATCACAAAGCTTGTAGAGATTGTTCAGAGAAAAAAGTTCGCCCGATTCTATCGTGATGACTCCAATGCTGATTGTGTAATGTAGCGGTATGCCATGAATAATTGATCCTATAACGGCTTCGCGCATTCCTTCAGCAATAAGATCACTACTTTTTTCATCGGCGCTATGCAGGAGCACTGCGAACTCTTCTCCACCAAATCTTCCGATCAGATCACTATGGCCAAGTTGTTGCTCTATTTTATATGTCAGATCTCTCAGTACTTGGTCTCCCGTATTATGCCCGTATCAGGAAAAAAGTTAATCCTCTACTGACAGCACTATAGCATTCTATGACGATATCGGCAAATGCTCTACCATACAAAAAAACACTTCCCCCTAAGCTCCTTCAGATAAACACATAGATTATCTGAACGAAACTTGGGGGAAGTGCTATTGAAGAGAGAATATGAATATTCTCGGATTGGCCTCGATCTGCATTGTATTAATGCTTCTTCAAACCGTCAGCCAGTGCGTATCCGACCTTCCAGATATCGCCTGCGCCCATCGTAATCACGAGGTCGCCTGGGGCAATACGAGGTGTCAGATCAGCAAGCACATCTTCTTTGGTTGGAAGATGTCTTGCGCCAGCATTACTGTTCTGCACAATAAGCTCAACCAGCTTCGCGGATGTAACACCCTCAATCTGCTTCTCACCTGCAGGAGAGTAGATGTCGGTAATGATTACTTCATCTGCTTCGCTAAAGGCGCGGCTGAAAGCATCTAACAGGAAGAACGTACGTGTATACCGCTGAGGCTGGAATACGGCAATAATCCGTTTTCCCGTTGCCTTAGCAGCACTGATTGTCGCTTGAATTTCAGTTGGGTGATGCGCATAATCATCGATGACCAGAATGTCATCGACTTCTCCGAGCACTTGAAAACGGCGCTTCGCACCGTGGAATTTCACAATCGCTTCAGCGATCTTTTCAAAGGAGATCCCTGATTTCAAACAAGCGATTACCGCAGCCATTGAATTATAAAGATTGTACTGTCCGGGAACTGAAAGTTCAATACGTCCAAGTACTTCTCCATTATGGTTCATCGTATAAGATACCTGACGATCGCCCAGAACAATATCAGTGGCAATATAATCTGCAGTCTTCGACTTAATGCCGTAAGTAATCACCTTACCTGACACTTCAGGCAATAAAGAAATCACGTTTTCGTCATCTGCACACACAATTGCAGTGCCATCTTCACGGGTCTGGTTCATAAATTGTACGTAAGCAGCCTTGAGACGGTTAAAATCTCCGCCGTAATTCTCCAGGTGATCTGCTTCCACATTCGTAACAATTCCAAGCCAAGGATGGTAGTGCAAGAAAGAGCCATCGCTCTCATCCGCTTCTGCAACTACATAGTCGCCTTGTCCTGCCTTAGCATTCGTGCCGACGTTCATAATCTCTCCGCCGATAATATACGTAGGGTCCACTTCACACTCTTCCATCACAAGTGCAATCATGGAGGAGGTGGTTGTTTTACCATGCGCTCCGGCAACGGCTACCCCTTTACGTTCGTTCAATAAACGAGCCAGCATTTGTGAGCGATGTAGAATCGGAATCTTAAGACGCTCTGCTTCCACCCATTCCACATTATCGCTAGACAAAGCCGTAGAGTATACGACTAGATCCGCACCTTTTACTTGTTCCGCCGTATGCCCAATATAAATTTTGGCACCTTTGGCAATCAATTTATCCGTTAATTCTTGGGCAGCCACATCGGAGCCCGTAACTGTATATCCCATTTCTAGCATTACTCGGGCAATCGCGCTCATACCGTAGCCGCCGATCCCTATAAAATGCACACGTTCAGTAGTATCCAACAGTCGTCACCAGCCTTTTTCAGTATCGGGTTGCTGCAAAAGTGTACCGCGTACGTCAGAGATTAAATACAGCGTACCAGATACGACGGCAAGGTCATCCTCCGCTGTAATCGACTTCAGTAGCTGCAGCGCTTTTCCCCAATTATGTTCTATTATGATTGCCAAGTTCTCCTTGGCATATTTCTCCCGCAAACTTTCTGCGATAACCTTCAGATTCTCCGCGTCCATTTTGTTCTGGAAATCCGGTTCGGTCAGGATGAGCGTATCCACTATAGGCAGTATATGCTTAAAGTAGGATTCATGATGCTTATTTGACAGCATTCCCATAAGTAAATTTAATTTACCATATTGATAGAGCTGAGGCAGACTTTTAGCAAGACTCTCCGCGCCTTCCGGATTATGTGCTCCGTCCAGTACAATCCTTGGAGACGTACTTACCTCTTCCAGCCTTCCAGCCCAGAATGCATGTCGCAAACCTTCAAGAACATCTTCATCCTCAAGCATAAAGGCCATATACTGGCGCAGAACCTCAAGTACCATCATGGCTCCTGCCGCGTTGCTAATCTGGTGCTCGCCTTTCATTACGATCTGAGCTTCAAGCGAACGGAAGGGACCCTTAAAATGAAAAGTCTGCACGCCCTCACGGATTCCACTAGCTTCATAACTAAAATCTTCTCCCGCAAGATAGAGAGTAGAGCGGCAAGTCGCTGCTTTCTCTTTCAGAACCGCCACGACTTCAGGCTGAGTTACGCAGCTAACAACAGGAACACCTTGCTTGATAATTCCGGCTTTCTCCATTGCTATCTTTTCTAGCGTATCTCCCAAAATATCCATGTGATCATGACCGACATTAGTAATCACAGAAACAATCGGAGTAACGATATTCGTTACATCCAGCCTTCCCCCAAGCCCGGTCTCCCATACGACAACATCAGGACAAGAGACGCCCGCAAAAAATAGAATGGCCACAGCTGTAGTTACCTCGAACATCGTAGGTGAGCCAAACTCCGTTTCCGCAATTTCTTGGACCAATGGGCGTAGTTGGTTAACAAGCTCGATAAGAGTTTCTTCAGAGATGTCCGTATTATTAAATTGGAACCTGTTTGTGAACTTTGTAATATACGGAGACGTAAAGGTGCCAACAGAATAGCCGCTTTGAATAAGTGCACTAGATAAAAAAGCACAAGTAGAACCTTTGCCGTTCGTACCCGCCACATGAATAAATTTCAGTCGACGGTGCGGATTTCCCAGCTTGTCCATCAACATCTCAATTCTATCTAAACCTGGCCGGATCCCAAAAGGGATTAGGCTCTTGATCCAATCAACCGCTTCGGTGTATGTCGCAAGAGGGGCGGTGTTTCCGCCCCGATTTAGGTCATCCATGTCTCTTATCCTCTCAGCTCTGCGATGCGGGCAAGTACTTTCTCACGTTTAGCAGAATAATCTGCCTGCTTCGCCCGTTCCTCTTCGATAACTTTAGCAGGAGCCTTGGCCACGAAGCCTTGATTGCTCAACTTTTTCTCTACGCGTTCTACTTCGCTGTTCAGCGTCTGTACTTCTTTTTCCAGACGAGCGATTTCTTGTTCAATATCAATGAGTC
The window above is part of the Paenibacillus sp. FSL K6-0276 genome. Proteins encoded here:
- a CDS encoding diaminopimelate dehydrogenase: MKQKIQAAIVGYGNLGKGVRKAINQSEDIELVAIFTRREPGQLEAGEAGVKFEHISAVEQYKEKVDVMILCGGSATDLPEQTPAIARMFNTVDSFDTHAKIPEFYEAVDAAAKQGGTLSVISTGWDPGLFSMNRLLAEAILPQGKEYTFWGKGVSQGHSDAIRRVDGVKAGVQYTVPVQEVIDAIRAGETPELTTREKHLRECFVVAEAGADEARIREEIVTMPNYFADYDTTVTFISEEELAAEHSGIPHGGFVIRSGVTGEGTKQIVEFGLKLESNPEFTASVLVAYARAAQRMSQEGQSGARTVFDIPLGMLSPKSPGELRRNLL
- a CDS encoding glycosyltransferase, producing MRERMLFLSAQNQSAEDLEGEMRTGSILEILLGKFDIDLLTYASTHKDMSTIDGTALTVHYINGNIASWRSVLRPLHKMRNFTNRSHADKDMKSIIMELCRSNNYRHIFISHSLLGNCIDMVRNLLPDASVITDTYRFESGFAVGKENGKPSNINPYHKLNEALVRRNKRRLMNKTGVLLATSEWDALSFKSLSFADARKVHVVPHFIKMNEYNAFTEPVAKENSMVLHWNMNTRQGIKAAQSFFKKSYPLIKEQVPDIKCYITSQEVHPEVMTLVREDVSVVITGPLKPSADYIRRAKAVLVPIREGCEVSRNILESWALKTPVVTSSTICERLNCEHNRNILLANTSVDVVASVITLLKNPEMATIIADRAHRTLLKDYEVNYVKSKILSLV
- the murC gene encoding UDP-N-acetylmuramate--L-alanine ligase, with translation MDTTERVHFIGIGGYGMSAIARVMLEMGYTVTGSDVAAQELTDKLIAKGAKIYIGHTAEQVKGADLVVYSTALSSDNVEWVEAERLKIPILHRSQMLARLLNERKGVAVAGAHGKTTTSSMIALVMEECEVDPTYIIGGEIMNVGTNAKAGQGDYVVAEADESDGSFLHYHPWLGIVTNVEADHLENYGGDFNRLKAAYVQFMNQTREDGTAIVCADDENVISLLPEVSGKVITYGIKSKTADYIATDIVLGDRQVSYTMNHNGEVLGRIELSVPGQYNLYNSMAAVIACLKSGISFEKIAEAIVKFHGAKRRFQVLGEVDDILVIDDYAHHPTEIQATISAAKATGKRIIAVFQPQRYTRTFFLLDAFSRAFSEADEVIITDIYSPAGEKQIEGVTSAKLVELIVQNSNAGARHLPTKEDVLADLTPRIAPGDLVITMGAGDIWKVGYALADGLKKH
- a CDS encoding folylpolyglutamate synthase/dihydrofolate synthase family protein is translated as MDDLNRGGNTAPLATYTEAVDWIKSLIPFGIRPGLDRIEMLMDKLGNPHRRLKFIHVAGTNGKGSTCAFLSSALIQSGYSVGTFTSPYITKFTNRFQFNNTDISEETLIELVNQLRPLVQEIAETEFGSPTMFEVTTAVAILFFAGVSCPDVVVWETGLGGRLDVTNIVTPIVSVITNVGHDHMDILGDTLEKIAMEKAGIIKQGVPVVSCVTQPEVVAVLKEKAATCRSTLYLAGEDFSYEASGIREGVQTFHFKGPFRSLEAQIVMKGEHQISNAAGAMMVLEVLRQYMAFMLEDEDVLEGLRHAFWAGRLEEVSTSPRIVLDGAHNPEGAESLAKSLPQLYQYGKLNLLMGMLSNKHHESYFKHILPIVDTLILTEPDFQNKMDAENLKVIAESLREKYAKENLAIIIEHNWGKALQLLKSITAEDDLAVVSGTLYLISDVRGTLLQQPDTEKGW